From the Clostridium putrefaciens genome, one window contains:
- the dcd gene encoding dCTP deaminase, giving the protein MILSGKEIQNKIGKEICIEPFNKSQINPNSYNLKLHNELLVYDNHILDMKKENKAKKIIIPNEGILLEPNKLYLGRTLEYTKTQDYVPMLEGRSSVGRLGLFVHITAGFGDVGFNGYWTLEMFCIQPIRIYAGVEICQIYYHKIEGDYDKYISGKYQNNSDIQPSLLFKDFKEE; this is encoded by the coding sequence TTGATATTATCAGGAAAAGAAATTCAAAATAAAATCGGAAAAGAAATATGTATAGAACCTTTTAATAAGTCTCAAATTAATCCCAACAGCTATAATCTAAAGCTTCATAATGAGCTTTTGGTTTATGATAACCATATCTTAGATATGAAGAAAGAGAATAAAGCAAAAAAGATTATTATACCTAATGAGGGAATTTTATTAGAGCCTAACAAGCTTTATCTTGGTAGGACATTAGAATATACTAAGACTCAAGACTACGTTCCCATGCTAGAAGGGAGATCGTCTGTAGGTAGACTTGGTCTATTTGTTCATATAACAGCAGGGTTTGGTGATGTTGGATTTAATGGATACTGGACACTTGAAATGTTTTGTATTCAACCTATTAGGATTTATGCTGGAGTGGAAATATGTCAGATATATTACCACAAGATTGAAGGGGATTATGATAAATATATAAGTGGCAAGTATCAAAACAATAGTGATATACAGCCAAGTTTGTTATTTAAAGATTTTAAGGAAGAATAA
- the rpoD gene encoding RNA polymerase sigma factor RpoD: protein MAELGKSLKDKGEKMALVKKLMEKGKKAGSLSYKEIMDELDEIDLNPEQIEKIYEVLESLGIEINGDIQEEATPEETTVDLSVPEGVSIDDPVRMYLKEIGKVPLLTSQEEVDLAMKIEEGNLAAKKKLAEANLRLVVSIAKRYVGRGMMFLDLIQEGNLGLIKAVEKFDYRKGYKFSTYATWWIRQAITRAIADQARTIRIPVHMVETINKLIRVERQLLQELGRSPQPEEIATIMDMPVEKVREIMKIAQEPVSLETPIGEEEDSHLGDFIPDDDALAPAEAAAFTMLKEQLISVLDTLTPREEKVLRLRFGLDDGRARTLEEVGKEFNVTRERIRQIEAKALRKLRHPSRSKKLKDYLD from the coding sequence ATGGCGGAGTTAGGAAAGTCACTTAAAGACAAAGGCGAAAAAATGGCTTTAGTTAAAAAACTTATGGAAAAGGGTAAGAAGGCTGGCTCATTAAGTTACAAAGAAATTATGGATGAACTTGATGAAATAGATTTAAATCCAGAACAGATTGAAAAGATATACGAAGTATTAGAATCATTAGGAATAGAGATAAACGGAGATATACAAGAGGAAGCTACACCAGAAGAGACAACTGTAGATTTATCAGTACCTGAAGGTGTTTCTATAGATGACCCTGTAAGAATGTATTTAAAAGAAATAGGAAAAGTGCCACTTTTAACCTCCCAAGAAGAAGTGGATTTAGCAATGAAAATAGAAGAGGGGAACTTAGCTGCTAAAAAGAAGTTAGCGGAAGCTAATCTTAGGCTTGTAGTAAGTATTGCCAAAAGATATGTAGGTAGAGGGATGATGTTCTTAGACCTTATACAAGAAGGTAATTTAGGGCTTATAAAAGCAGTAGAAAAGTTTGATTATAGAAAAGGTTATAAATTTAGTACCTATGCTACATGGTGGATAAGGCAGGCAATTACTAGAGCAATTGCAGATCAAGCAAGAACTATTAGGATCCCAGTTCACATGGTAGAAACTATAAACAAATTAATAAGAGTTGAAAGACAACTGCTTCAAGAACTTGGGAGATCACCTCAGCCAGAAGAAATTGCAACTATAATGGATATGCCAGTAGAAAAGGTTAGAGAAATTATGAAAATAGCTCAAGAGCCAGTATCCCTAGAAACTCCTATTGGAGAGGAAGAAGATAGTCATCTAGGAGACTTCATACCAGATGATGATGCCTTAGCTCCAGCGGAGGCGGCTGCATTTACTATGCTTAAAGAGCAATTGATAAGTGTTTTAGATACACTAACACCAAGAGAAGAAAAAGTATTGAGGCTTAGATTTGGACTTGATGATGGTAGAGCAAGGACTCTTGAAGAAGTAGGAAAAGAGTTTAATGTAACAAGAGAGAGAATAAGACAAATTGAAGCAAAGGCATTAAGAAAGTTAAGGCATCCAAGCAGAAGCAAGAAATTAAAAGATTATTTAGATTAA
- the hpt gene encoding hypoxanthine phosphoribosyltransferase: protein MEEKNRNILISEKEISNRIIEVGKSLSEYYKGKNLYVLSLLRGSFIFTADLVRNITVPTKIGFMTTSSYGHGEESSGLVKVVNDIPDDITSYDVLIVDDIVDSGITMEFVKNHVQSLGASSVKCCVLLDKPERRSVDIKPDFCCFEIEDVFVVGYGLNYGDHYRNIPYVFNWE from the coding sequence ATGGAAGAAAAGAATCGTAACATACTAATAAGTGAAAAAGAAATATCTAATAGGATAATTGAAGTTGGCAAAAGTCTTTCAGAATATTATAAAGGGAAAAACTTGTATGTGCTATCTTTATTAAGAGGAAGCTTTATTTTTACAGCAGACCTCGTAAGAAATATTACTGTACCTACTAAAATAGGATTTATGACTACTTCTAGTTATGGTCATGGTGAAGAAAGCTCTGGTTTAGTTAAAGTTGTTAATGACATTCCAGACGACATAACTTCGTATGATGTTTTAATAGTAGATGATATTGTAGATAGTGGTATAACTATGGAATTTGTTAAAAATCATGTTCAGTCTTTAGGAGCATCTAGTGTTAAATGTTGTGTTCTTCTAGACAAACCAGAAAGAAGAAGTGTAGACATAAAGCCTGATTTTTGTTGTTTTGAAATAGAAGATGTATTCGTAGTTGGTTATGGTCTTAATTATGGTGATCATTATAGAAATATACCTTACGTTTTCAACTGGGAGTAA
- a CDS encoding tRNA (adenine(22)-N(1))-methyltransferase → MELSNRLNKLINLCDQCNTIADIGTDHGYIPINLIERGICNFSIASDINTHPVERAKGNVKSYGLEKKIKCKKGSGLNTIKDENVQGVIIAGMGGNLIKEILIENLSMVKTLQYLVLQPTQNPEVLREYLYNNNFEILDEEMCIDEDIYYEFFKIRHGGNGFKTNEDIYYTVSPLLIDKNHPLIKEYIISKIQQSDKILLNLKGNTVNSIDRKLFLEDFKIKLERLLI, encoded by the coding sequence ATGGAATTAAGTAATAGATTAAATAAACTAATTAACCTTTGTGATCAGTGTAACACTATAGCTGATATAGGAACTGATCATGGATACATACCAATAAATCTTATAGAAAGAGGTATTTGTAATTTTTCTATTGCGTCTGATATAAATACTCATCCAGTAGAAAGAGCGAAAGGTAATGTTAAAAGTTATGGACTAGAAAAGAAAATAAAATGCAAAAAGGGATCAGGATTAAACACAATTAAAGATGAAAATGTTCAAGGGGTTATTATAGCAGGAATGGGTGGAAATCTTATAAAAGAAATACTTATAGAAAATTTAAGTATGGTTAAAACCCTCCAATACCTGGTTTTGCAACCAACTCAGAATCCAGAGGTATTAAGAGAGTACCTTTATAATAATAATTTTGAAATTTTAGATGAAGAAATGTGCATAGATGAAGATATTTACTATGAATTCTTTAAGATAAGACATGGTGGTAATGGATTTAAAACAAATGAAGATATATATTATACTGTAAGTCCCCTTCTGATAGATAAAAATCATCCATTAATAAAAGAGTATATTATATCTAAAATACAACAATCAGATAAAATACTATTAAATTTAAAAGGTAATACAGTAAATTCAATTGATAGAAAGTTGTTCTTAGAAGATTTTAAAATTAAGTTAGAAAGGTTGTTAATTTAA
- a CDS encoding Nif3-like dinuclear metal center hexameric protein, with protein sequence MIVQDIIDYMECIAPVELKESYDNVGLIIGNKESQVKSILFCLDCNLDVINEAKLKCVDMIISHHPLLFKKPTSITTETLQGKKIIELIKADINLYSSHTNLDSVKDGMNDTMIKLLDLNIKDTYIIDKSTRSIEEAGIGRIIELTSATTAKELCSIVKEKFQLQNIRFVGSLNNKITKIALINGSGQDYFEAARNLGAQCIITGDTTYHFVSDYKEMGLFIIDLGHFSCEWPLFKIISKNIKKHIKSKDSTVKVSFSEVEKEPYEIF encoded by the coding sequence ATGATAGTGCAAGATATTATAGATTATATGGAATGTATAGCACCAGTTGAATTAAAGGAATCCTACGATAATGTAGGTCTTATTATAGGAAATAAAGAAAGTCAGGTTAAATCTATTCTATTTTGTTTAGATTGTAACTTAGATGTTATAAATGAGGCTAAGTTAAAGTGTGTAGATATGATAATATCACATCACCCTCTACTTTTTAAAAAGCCAACATCTATAACCACAGAAACACTTCAAGGGAAAAAGATTATTGAACTTATAAAAGCTGATATAAATCTTTATAGCAGTCATACAAATTTAGACTCAGTAAAAGATGGAATGAATGATACCATGATAAAATTATTAGATTTAAATATAAAAGATACCTATATAATAGATAAATCTACTAGAAGTATAGAAGAGGCAGGCATAGGACGAATAATAGAACTTACATCAGCTACTACTGCAAAGGAATTATGCTCTATAGTTAAAGAAAAATTTCAGTTACAAAATATAAGGTTTGTTGGAAGTTTAAATAATAAAATAACTAAGATAGCATTAATAAATGGAAGCGGACAGGACTATTTTGAAGCAGCTAGAAATTTAGGTGCGCAGTGTATAATTACTGGAGATACTACATATCACTTCGTTAGTGATTATAAAGAAATGGGATTATTTATAATAGATTTGGGCCATTTTAGCTGTGAATGGCCACTATTTAAAATTATTTCTAAAAACATAAAAAAACATATAAAATCAAAGGATTCAACTGTCAAGGTATCTTTTTCTGAGGTTGAAAAAGAACCTTATGAAATATTTTAA
- a CDS encoding transglycosylase domain-containing protein, translated as MVQHKNKTKKDKNNKHILKNILLIFLFICLFSGTALLGIGYSMIKSAPALNINELLLLNEVSVMYDNKEGYMDNVPTDEKRTVITIDKMPIDLQNAFISIEDERFKEHHGIDVKRVFGAVYIDVKNKITGKSGLHGASTITQQLLKNTLLTPKVSLKRKVQEMYLAIELEKKLNKDQILEAYLNTIFLGGKANGVEEASNQYFNKPAIELNLIESAYLAGMNQSPSIYYPFSPSSQKDPSKYLNRTKIVLQKMLEMGSIDEERYNTAIEDLDNGSLVFEKPNYEEKLNYEWFSWEVLKRVKADLKSQYNYTDKEVSRLVTYGGLKIYTTMDKDLQDYSQDIINNTTKYINIQEYTIKSGNIDVVQPQVGAAIMDYKSGEVKTIIGGRGDLPPTSYNRGASLGFLKPTGSAIKPLTVYGPAIDMKLASASSLINDTPLTDDEFTRFGFSKGDVVKNVDGKFRGPITLRTALTYSVNIAALKLEDKIGKSNGVAYGKKFGLIFNKRSQESLSAISLGEFDNDPKDKDGSNPLYMAAAYGTFGNNGIYTEPILYTKVTDRTGKVILEKKPNKRKVMSPEASYILYDMLKGPVVNYSGRNAKFSNMPVAGKTGTSEANKNLWFSGLTPYYSAAVWIGSDTPKEIKTNGNGETASGNTAGILWRKLMEKVHEGLDVKDINAPEGLKMSKVCLDSGKIATSLCSKDPRGEHRIIEDYFIEGTIPNSLCDAHIEVKINRLNGKRATGNTPKGLIETRVFISKSYSGSATNTYMVEPTELDDYKLPPEPDKIIKDEKVIPPSPDKPESGNVNIPPIELPVTPPETKPNNN; from the coding sequence ATGGTTCAGCATAAGAATAAAACAAAAAAGGATAAAAATAATAAGCATATATTAAAGAATATATTATTAATTTTTTTATTTATATGCTTATTTTCAGGAACTGCTCTTTTAGGAATTGGATACTCTATGATTAAATCTGCTCCAGCACTAAATATAAACGAATTATTATTATTAAATGAAGTATCTGTAATGTATGATAATAAAGAGGGTTACATGGATAACGTTCCAACAGATGAAAAGAGGACAGTTATTACCATTGATAAAATGCCAATAGATCTTCAAAATGCTTTTATAAGCATAGAAGACGAACGTTTTAAAGAGCATCATGGAATAGATGTTAAAAGAGTATTCGGGGCCGTGTACATAGATGTGAAGAATAAAATAACGGGTAAGTCTGGTCTTCATGGAGCATCTACTATAACACAGCAACTCCTTAAAAACACTCTTTTAACCCCTAAGGTTTCATTAAAAAGAAAGGTTCAAGAGATGTATTTAGCTATTGAACTTGAAAAAAAGTTAAATAAAGATCAAATATTAGAAGCCTATTTAAACACCATATTTTTAGGTGGAAAAGCTAACGGAGTAGAAGAAGCTTCTAACCAGTACTTCAATAAGCCTGCTATAGAATTAAATCTTATTGAATCTGCTTACTTAGCTGGTATGAATCAAAGTCCATCAATATACTACCCATTTTCACCCTCCTCACAAAAAGACCCATCAAAATATCTAAACAGGACTAAGATTGTATTACAAAAGATGTTAGAAATGGGAAGTATCGATGAGGAAAGATATAATACCGCTATAGAAGATTTAGATAATGGTTCCTTAGTATTTGAAAAGCCAAATTATGAAGAAAAATTAAATTATGAGTGGTTTTCTTGGGAAGTTTTAAAAAGAGTAAAAGCTGATTTAAAAAGTCAGTATAACTATACAGACAAAGAGGTTTCAAGACTAGTTACCTATGGCGGTTTAAAGATTTATACTACTATGGATAAAGATCTACAAGACTATTCTCAAGATATAATAAATAACACAACTAAATATATAAATATTCAAGAATATACCATTAAAAGCGGCAATATAGATGTTGTCCAGCCTCAAGTAGGAGCTGCTATAATGGACTATAAAAGTGGTGAAGTAAAAACTATAATCGGAGGCAGAGGTGATCTTCCACCTACATCCTATAATAGAGGAGCCTCATTAGGTTTTTTAAAACCTACAGGATCTGCTATTAAGCCTTTAACAGTATATGGTCCAGCTATAGACATGAAGCTTGCAAGTGCAAGTTCTCTAATAAATGATACTCCATTAACGGATGATGAATTTACAAGGTTTGGTTTTAGCAAGGGTGATGTTGTAAAAAACGTAGATGGTAAATTTAGAGGACCTATAACCTTAAGAACAGCACTAACTTACTCAGTTAACATTGCTGCTTTAAAGTTAGAAGATAAGATTGGAAAGTCTAACGGCGTAGCGTACGGTAAAAAATTCGGACTTATATTTAACAAAAGATCACAAGAATCGCTCTCCGCTATATCCCTTGGAGAGTTTGATAATGATCCTAAAGATAAAGATGGTTCTAATCCACTATATATGGCTGCTGCTTATGGTACTTTCGGAAACAATGGTATATATACAGAACCTATACTCTACACCAAGGTAACAGACAGAACAGGAAAGGTAATTTTAGAAAAGAAACCAAACAAAAGAAAAGTTATGTCTCCTGAAGCATCCTATATACTATACGATATGCTTAAAGGACCAGTTGTAAACTACAGTGGTAGAAATGCTAAGTTTAGTAATATGCCTGTAGCTGGTAAAACCGGTACTTCTGAAGCAAATAAAAATCTTTGGTTTTCTGGACTTACTCCTTATTATTCAGCCGCGGTTTGGATAGGAAGTGATACTCCAAAGGAAATTAAAACTAATGGCAATGGAGAAACTGCAAGTGGTAACACTGCTGGAATCTTATGGCGTAAACTTATGGAAAAGGTTCATGAAGGATTAGATGTTAAAGACATTAATGCTCCAGAAGGGCTTAAAATGTCAAAGGTATGCTTAGACTCTGGAAAAATTGCCACAAGTCTTTGTTCAAAAGATCCTAGGGGTGAACATAGAATAATTGAAGATTATTTTATTGAAGGCACCATTCCAAATTCTTTATGTGATGCCCATATAGAGGTTAAAATAAACAGACTTAATGGTAAAAGGGCCACTGGAAATACACCAAAGGGACTTATTGAAACAAGGGTATTTATAAGTAAATCTTATTCCGGTTCTGCTACGAATACTTATATGGTTGAACCTACAGAACTAGATGATTATAAGTTACCTCCAGAACCTGATAAAATTATTAAAGATGAAAAGGTAATTCCCCCATCTCCTGATAAACCCGAAAGCGGGAATGTTAATATTCCACCAATAGAGCTACCTGTGACACCACCAGAAACTAAACCTAATAACAATTAA
- the yunB gene encoding sporulation protein YunB, with protein sequence MKIKRVSILKVIFSLCIVFFIGIISLYFIDKSIGSRAVYVANAEVRIRVNEIINENILKEYSKGFDYNDIINIDKDNQGDIVMLRADTIKLNYLSINVAMKCQSEIKHLADIGIKIPLGYVFNNNVLSNVGPDINIRIRTIGDTKVSYSSIFESAGINQTRHKIYVQVVSNIRVVIPFNSSDIEVICEMPVSETIIVGKVPRTSVDLDLIH encoded by the coding sequence ATGAAAATAAAAAGGGTGTCAATTTTGAAAGTGATATTTTCTTTATGTATTGTCTTTTTTATAGGCATAATATCTTTATATTTTATAGATAAAAGTATAGGATCTAGGGCTGTATATGTGGCTAATGCAGAGGTGCGCATAAGGGTTAATGAAATTATAAATGAAAATATATTAAAGGAGTATTCGAAGGGATTTGATTACAATGATATTATAAATATAGATAAGGATAACCAAGGAGATATAGTAATGCTTAGAGCAGATACAATAAAACTTAATTACTTATCAATAAATGTGGCTATGAAATGTCAAAGTGAGATAAAGCACCTTGCTGATATAGGTATAAAAATACCTCTTGGATATGTATTTAATAATAATGTATTATCAAATGTAGGACCAGATATTAATATAAGAATACGTACTATTGGAGATACTAAGGTAAGTTATAGTTCTATTTTTGAAAGTGCAGGTATAAATCAAACTAGGCATAAGATATATGTCCAAGTTGTAAGTAATATTAGGGTTGTAATACCTTTTAATAGTTCTGATATAGAGGTTATATGTGAAATGCCTGTAAGTGAGACAATAATAGTAGGGAAGGTTCCAAGAACATCGGTGGACCTAGACTTAATACATTAA
- the hflX gene encoding GTPase HflX, translating to MIYGSIEGVKKSIIDSLEDINEMTLPKYMLFTEEILNILVDSSSRLGREISVAIDRKGKVVGVAIGDSSTVEIPMINIKEKKLSGVRIIHTHPNGNSRLSAIDNSALLKLKLDCIVAIGIFNEKLTDISVGFCDVKENLLIPELMEGLTLKESLNFDFMDKVKNIETIIESNEIDEDNGEKAIIVGSDTEESLDELGQLAKACDIPVLFSVFQNRSKIDPTYYIGKGKVEEVALLRQGLRANVVIFDDELSGSQVRNLEEVIGCKVIDRTTLILEIFATRAKTKESKIQVELAQLKYRLSRLTGLGTILSRTGGGIGTRGPGEKKLETDRRHIRETVYDLTSELSKIKKTRETQREKRNKQNIPQVSLVGYTNSGKSTLRNALYDMAMPKDSIEKSKVFEADMLFATLDTTTRAINLLDNRLITLTDTVGFVRKLPHELVEAFKSTLEEVIYSEILIHVVDSSAEYVDEQIEAVEDVLSELGVEDKSMILALNKIDNISKEGLEELINRYKEKYQIVSISAKENINLELLLETIANKLPNKLKEVEYVIPYSEQSAVAYLHRNAKIIESTYEDEGTYIKAQVDDEIYNKCRQFIKGI from the coding sequence ATGATATATGGAAGTATAGAGGGTGTAAAAAAAAGCATAATAGATAGCTTAGAAGATATAAATGAAATGACGTTACCAAAGTATATGTTATTTACTGAAGAAATTTTAAATATTTTAGTAGATAGTAGCTCTCGCCTCGGAAGGGAAATAAGTGTCGCCATAGATAGAAAAGGTAAAGTTGTGGGTGTTGCCATAGGAGACAGTAGTACTGTGGAAATACCTATGATTAATATAAAAGAAAAGAAGCTTTCAGGAGTTAGGATAATACATACCCATCCAAATGGAAATTCAAGATTATCTGCAATTGATAACTCAGCCTTACTTAAGTTAAAACTAGACTGTATAGTTGCAATAGGAATCTTTAATGAAAAGCTTACGGATATAAGTGTTGGGTTTTGTGATGTTAAAGAAAATTTATTAATACCAGAACTTATGGAAGGATTAACTTTGAAAGAAAGTTTGAACTTTGACTTTATGGATAAGGTTAAAAATATTGAGACGATAATTGAAAGTAATGAAATAGATGAGGATAACGGAGAAAAAGCGATTATAGTTGGTTCTGATACAGAAGAAAGCTTAGATGAACTAGGTCAATTAGCAAAAGCTTGTGATATTCCTGTGCTTTTTAGTGTATTTCAAAATAGAAGTAAGATAGATCCAACCTACTATATTGGAAAAGGTAAGGTAGAGGAAGTAGCCTTATTAAGGCAGGGATTAAGAGCAAATGTAGTAATATTTGATGATGAGCTTTCGGGATCTCAGGTAAGGAATCTTGAGGAAGTTATTGGATGTAAGGTAATAGACAGAACTACATTGATATTAGAAATATTTGCCACAAGGGCTAAAACAAAGGAATCAAAAATACAAGTAGAACTTGCTCAATTGAAATATAGACTTTCAAGGCTTACAGGTCTTGGTACTATACTTTCAAGAACTGGTGGAGGAATAGGAACAAGGGGACCTGGAGAAAAGAAACTAGAAACAGATAGAAGACATATAAGAGAAACAGTATATGATTTAACATCGGAACTTTCTAAAATTAAGAAGACTAGAGAAACCCAAAGAGAAAAAAGGAATAAACAAAATATACCACAGGTATCTTTAGTGGGTTACACTAATTCAGGAAAGTCTACACTAAGAAATGCTTTATACGATATGGCAATGCCAAAGGATTCTATTGAAAAATCAAAGGTTTTTGAAGCAGATATGTTATTTGCAACATTAGATACAACAACAAGGGCTATAAACCTTTTAGATAATAGACTAATTACTTTAACTGACACTGTGGGATTTGTTAGAAAGTTGCCTCATGAATTAGTAGAAGCATTTAAGTCTACTCTAGAGGAAGTTATTTATTCTGAAATTTTAATACACGTAGTAGACTCATCAGCAGAGTACGTTGATGAACAAATAGAAGCGGTAGAAGACGTATTAAGTGAACTAGGTGTAGAAGATAAATCTATGATACTTGCATTAAATAAAATAGATAATATAAGTAAAGAAGGTTTAGAAGAATTAATCAATAGATACAAGGAAAAGTATCAGATTGTTTCAATATCAGCTAAAGAAAATATAAACCTTGAATTATTACTAGAAACCATTGCAAACAAATTGCCTAACAAGCTAAAAGAAGTGGAATACGTAATACCTTATAGTGAACAATCTGCTGTAGCATATTTACACAGAAATGCAAAAATAATAGAATCTACTTATGAAGATGAAGGTACTTATATAAAAGCACAAGTTGATGACGAAATTTACAATAAATGTAGACAGTTCATTAAAGGAATTTAA
- a CDS encoding nucleotidyltransferase domain-containing protein: MDNIILKYQKAFNSLMNKMKPSENILAVMVFGSMVTGDFWEESDIDLFVILKDYSNEIKNIYTEEKEVAVHIKLMSKEKFLQLHESDLRGGFIHRIFASSRLVFSKDLDVTTRYNNGRYYPDLDRERWNMVYLGRTLKSIGVCKKYLRNDGVYVAYSTAIRAVEDFARLYVNCNGYMISKDATSMAMNINDEFKECVDKLFFSKDDSSKIVQETLDFLKVSVDKNIKEGTRLLIEFMRVKDDLLSAEEIKNDPLFESYEIDMEDILNELWKKNLIKKDFRNYNDLKGNYIIKENVYFI; the protein is encoded by the coding sequence ATGGATAATATCATATTGAAATACCAAAAGGCTTTTAATTCGCTTATGAATAAAATGAAACCAAGTGAAAATATTTTAGCAGTTATGGTTTTTGGAAGTATGGTTACAGGAGACTTTTGGGAAGAATCGGATATAGATCTTTTTGTTATATTAAAAGATTATTCTAATGAAATTAAAAATATATATACAGAGGAAAAAGAAGTAGCTGTACACATAAAACTTATGAGTAAGGAAAAGTTTTTGCAACTTCATGAAAGTGATCTTAGGGGAGGATTTATCCATAGGATATTTGCCTCCTCAAGATTAGTGTTTTCAAAGGACTTAGATGTAACTACAAGATATAATAATGGAAGATATTATCCCGATTTAGATAGAGAAAGATGGAATATGGTATACCTTGGTAGAACCCTTAAAAGTATTGGTGTTTGCAAAAAATATTTAAGAAATGATGGAGTATATGTTGCTTATAGTACTGCAATTCGTGCTGTAGAGGACTTTGCAAGACTATATGTAAACTGTAATGGTTATATGATAAGCAAAGATGCTACTTCTATGGCAATGAATATCAACGATGAATTTAAAGAATGTGTTGATAAGTTATTTTTTAGTAAAGATGATTCATCTAAAATAGTGCAAGAAACTTTAGACTTTTTAAAGGTATCTGTAGATAAAAATATAAAAGAGGGTACTAGGTTACTGATTGAATTTATGAGGGTAAAAGATGATCTTTTAAGTGCAGAAGAAATAAAAAATGATCCATTATTTGAAAGCTATGAAATAGATATGGAAGATATATTAAATGAACTTTGGAAAAAGAATCTCATAAAAAAAGATTTTAGAAATTATAATGATTTAAAGGGAAACTATATAATTAAAGAAAATGTATACTTTATTTAA